From one Phoenix dactylifera cultivar Barhee BC4 unplaced genomic scaffold, palm_55x_up_171113_PBpolish2nd_filt_p 000204F, whole genome shotgun sequence genomic stretch:
- the LOC103712026 gene encoding SEC12-like protein 1 isoform X1, which yields MEGEELAAGLEGPVTCAAWIRRPENRLLVIMGRARSGSAPPLLEIFSFDAKISSLSPSSLAKFLIREEGADPLGFAVHPSGDEIVCSTANGCKLFELNSQDIDIKLLAKDLPPLQSVGPQKCLAFSTDGSKFATGGMDGHLRILQWPSLQVLLDEPRAHKSFRDMDISLDSEFLVSTSIDGSARVWKINDGVPLVSLTRTSDEKIECCRFSRDGTKPFLFCTVQKGGKVVTAVWDISTWNRIGYKRLLRKPTSVLSISLDGKYLALGSHDGDICVVDVKKMEICHWSKKLHLGTCISSIEFCPTERVVISTSNQWGAVATKLSVPSDWKEWQIYLLLLGLFLASAVLFYIIYENSDSFWNFPLGRNQPARPLMEGFVRDPQISDDQSPW from the exons ATGGAGGGGGAGGAGCTCGCGGCGGGGCTAGAAGGGCCGGTGACGTGCGCGGCGTGGATCCGGCGGCCGGAGAACCGGCTCCTGGTGATCATGGGGAGGGCGAGGAGCGGCTCCGCCCCTCCCTTGCTTGAGATTTTCTCCTTTGATGCCAAGATTTCTTCcctctccccttcttctttG GCTAAGTTTTTGATCAGGGAAGAGGGCGCGGATCCCCTGGGCTTCGCGGTGCACCCTAGTGGAGATGAAATCGTCTGCTCTACTGCCAACGGATGCAA ATTGTTTGAGTTGAATAGTCAAGATATAGACATAAAGCTTCTGGCGAAAGATCTTCCGCCTCTTCAGTCTGTTGGTCCTCAGAAATGTCTGGCTTTTAGCACAGATGGTTCAAAATTTGCTACTGGTGGGATG GATGGGCATCTCAGAATATTACAGTGGCCAAGCCTGCAAGTTCTCTTGGACGAACCAAGAGCTCATAAATCATTCCGAGATATGGATATCAG CTTAGACTCAGAGTTTTTAGTGTCAACATCTATTGATGGTTCTGCAAGAGTGTGGAAGATAAATGATGGTGTTCCTTTGGTCTCTTTGACTCGTACCTCG GATGAGAAGATTGAATGTTGTCGATTTTCCAGGGATGGGACAAAGCCTTTTCTATTTTGCACTGTTCAAAAAG GTGGTAAGGTGGTGACTGCTGTGTGGGATATCAGCACATGGAATAGAATTGGATACAAAAGACTACTAAGAAAACCTACCTCTGTACTTTCAATTAGCTTGGATGGGAAGTACCTTGCGCT AGGTAGCCATGATGGCGATATTTGTGTAGTTGATGTGAAAAAGATGGAGATTTGTCACTGGAGCAAAAAACTTCACCTGGGCACGTGCATTTCCTCAATTGAGTTTTGTCCTACAGAAAG AGTTGTGATTTCGACTTCAAATCAATGGGGAGCTGTAGCTACGAAACTCAGTGTACCTTCTGACTGGAAAG aGTGGCAGATTTACTTGCTACTTTTGGGTCTTTTCTTGGCCTCAGCAGTTCTGTTTTATATAATTTATGAAAACTCCGATTCATTCTGGAACTTCCCTCTTGGAAGAAATCAACCTGCAAGGCCATTGATGGAAGGTTTTGTCAGGGATCCTCAGATTTCAGATGATCAAAGCCCATGGTAA
- the LOC103712026 gene encoding SEC12-like protein 1 isoform X2 — MASQGSQQVQCEPLTQAMVLLDHPSTLSRLFELNSQDIDIKLLAKDLPPLQSVGPQKCLAFSTDGSKFATGGMDGHLRILQWPSLQVLLDEPRAHKSFRDMDISLDSEFLVSTSIDGSARVWKINDGVPLVSLTRTSDEKIECCRFSRDGTKPFLFCTVQKGGKVVTAVWDISTWNRIGYKRLLRKPTSVLSISLDGKYLALGSHDGDICVVDVKKMEICHWSKKLHLGTCISSIEFCPTERVVISTSNQWGAVATKLSVPSDWKEWQIYLLLLGLFLASAVLFYIIYENSDSFWNFPLGRNQPARPLMEGFVRDPQISDDQSPW, encoded by the exons ATGGCAAGCCAGGGCTCCCAGCAAGTGCAATGTGAGCCCTTGACTCAGGCCATGGTCCTTCTTGATCACCCATCGACCCTGTCCAG ATTGTTTGAGTTGAATAGTCAAGATATAGACATAAAGCTTCTGGCGAAAGATCTTCCGCCTCTTCAGTCTGTTGGTCCTCAGAAATGTCTGGCTTTTAGCACAGATGGTTCAAAATTTGCTACTGGTGGGATG GATGGGCATCTCAGAATATTACAGTGGCCAAGCCTGCAAGTTCTCTTGGACGAACCAAGAGCTCATAAATCATTCCGAGATATGGATATCAG CTTAGACTCAGAGTTTTTAGTGTCAACATCTATTGATGGTTCTGCAAGAGTGTGGAAGATAAATGATGGTGTTCCTTTGGTCTCTTTGACTCGTACCTCG GATGAGAAGATTGAATGTTGTCGATTTTCCAGGGATGGGACAAAGCCTTTTCTATTTTGCACTGTTCAAAAAG GTGGTAAGGTGGTGACTGCTGTGTGGGATATCAGCACATGGAATAGAATTGGATACAAAAGACTACTAAGAAAACCTACCTCTGTACTTTCAATTAGCTTGGATGGGAAGTACCTTGCGCT AGGTAGCCATGATGGCGATATTTGTGTAGTTGATGTGAAAAAGATGGAGATTTGTCACTGGAGCAAAAAACTTCACCTGGGCACGTGCATTTCCTCAATTGAGTTTTGTCCTACAGAAAG AGTTGTGATTTCGACTTCAAATCAATGGGGAGCTGTAGCTACGAAACTCAGTGTACCTTCTGACTGGAAAG aGTGGCAGATTTACTTGCTACTTTTGGGTCTTTTCTTGGCCTCAGCAGTTCTGTTTTATATAATTTATGAAAACTCCGATTCATTCTGGAACTTCCCTCTTGGAAGAAATCAACCTGCAAGGCCATTGATGGAAGGTTTTGTCAGGGATCCTCAGATTTCAGATGATCAAAGCCCATGGTAA